DNA sequence from the Streptomyces cinnabarinus genome:
ACGGGTCGAAGGGGTAGGCGTCGATCCGCCCGAGGAAACCGCTGTGCCGGACGTAACGGTCCGGGAAGTTGTAGGACTTGAGTCGGTTCCAGGCCGGTGCGCCCCACCGCGTGAGCAGGTTGGCGTACTCGGTCGAGGTGATCGGATGGATGCCGCAGTGCTTGGAGTTGAGGGGCTGCGTGTACAGCTTCTGGTCGAGCGGGGCCCAGGTTCCGGACGCGAGATTCGTCGACTGCCAGACGTAGAAGACCCCGTTGGGTGTGTAGGTGTCGCCCCACAGGTACCAGGTGTTGGATGTCAGTGACTTCACCACCGTCGGCGCCTCGGTGCCGCCGTGCGCGACCGCGGTGCTGAACGGGGTGAAGCTGCCGGGGCCGAGGGACGACGACCGAGCCCCGACGAGCGTCCCTTCCCTCTTGTAATAGAGGTAGTTGACGCCGTTCACGCCGATGGTGAGGTTGCCGTCGATGACGTCGTAGCCGGGATCGAAGAAGACCTGGGGACTGGTCGTCGTGCGGAAGTCGGTCGTGTAGCTGACCATGATCACGTTGTGGCCGCTGCTGTTCACCGAGGAGTAGAGGATGCCGTACTGCCCGCGCCCCGCGTCCCAATAGGCCTCCGGCGCCCAGCTGTGCGTGGTGGTCATGTCGTGCAGCTTGAGCAGCCGGTAGTCGGTGAACGACCGCAGGTCGGTGGAGTCCCAGACATGGATGTACACGCTGGTGCGACTCCAGTCGGTGCCGCTCAGATCCGTCGCCAGCACCACGAAGGTGCCGTCCTGCTTGCGCAGCACGAACGGGTCGCGCAGCCCGCCCGCACCGGCGGTCGGGGTGACCACGGGGGCGCTCTGGTTCAGCGGTGTCCAGCGCAGCCCGTCGGTACTGACCGCGAGATGCAGTCCGTAGTCGGCCTCCAGCATGGTGTTCGACTCGGTGAAGTAGGCCATCACATACGCCGAGTCCGCGGCGTACGCGGTCCCGGCGCCGAGGGTCAGCGCACCGGTCGCGGCCAGCGGGGCGGTCGCCGCCAGGCCGAGGAGGGTTCTGCGGGACAGAGCGGTCATGGGGGGACTCCAGGGGCGGTCGCGGCCGATACGCGGGATGAATGTTCGGTATTGCGAACGAAGTTCGGTGGAGCGATCAGAAAGTAGGGGTGTGACGGGAGTACGTCAATGAGGTGGACCGCGTTGGCCGGTTTCCGTGGTGACGGGGGAGTGGCAGGGGTGACGGGCGGCGGGGGAGCCGGGTTCAGGCGGGCTCCCCCGCCTCCCGCTGCGCCGCGCGCCGACGTTGCCGGCGGCCGCGGCGCGGCTCCTGATCGGGGAGCCAGCCGAAGGCGAGACAACTTCCCGTGGCGCCGAGGAGCAGGCCGAGGAAGAAGCCGCCGAGGTTCGAGGTGAGCCAGGTGCCCAGGGAGAGCAGCAGCCCGGTGATCGAGTAGAACAGGCGCTGGGTGGGGTTGAAGAGGATCAGCAGACCCAGCAGCAGCATCAGGGTCGGCAGGAGATATCCGGCCAGGCCCTGCATCCCCAGGTGCAGGACGACCTTCATGGACGCCTTCTCGGTGAACAGGATCTCCGCGCCGCCCAGGGCGAGCAGCAGCCCGCCCCAGAACGGCCGCTCGCCCCGCCAGCGGCGGAAGCCCGTGCGGGACATCGACAGCATCAGCAACCCGACTCGCTGAAGCGGAGCTTGAGGCCCGGCAGCTTGAACACCCCGGCCGTCGTGGCGTAGTTGGTCTGCCGCAGATCGGCGATGCGCACGGTGTCGGCCTGCTGGCTGAAGACGCCCTTGGGGCCCTGCACCCCGCCTTTGGTGAGGGTGCTGGCGTCGTTGCCGATCTCGATGTTGGAGAAGGCGGCGTCACCGGACAGCTCGGTGGAGTCGGTGGTCAGATCGCTCGCGGTCACCTTCTCCGCGCCGCTGCCCGCGGTGATGAGCAGATTGACGCCGCCGAGGTCGACGCTCTGGCAGAGCCTGGTGAGCGTCGCGTCCTTGATCACGGAGGTGACGACCAGCACCTGGCCTCCGGTGTCGCCCTCGTTGGGGCTGCCCGGAGCCATGTTGTCCAGGCCGCCGAACTGCTCGAAGCCGGTGCCGTTCAGCTCGGTGGCGGTCACCGTGAACGGCATCCCGGAGATCGCGAACTGCACACCCAGCGCGCCCTGGGCGGTGAGCACGGCGAGCCCGGCGAGGGTGAGGGTGGCGGGGACCGCCAGTACGGCGGCGCGCCGGGCGCGGACGCGCCCCGGTCTGCTGCTGGTACCGCTTTCCATGTCTGCTCCCAGGTCTTCGGGCACGTTGTCCTGGCGCGGACAGCGGCGGACGAGCGGAGGGCGCGGAAGGGCTTTCCCGTACTCCGCGGTAGCGTTCGAGGAAGTTACCCGGGGTTACATTTGAGGGTCAAGGCAGTTGTGAAAAAAGAGTGTTGGATATGTGTCAGCTGTGACCCGGCACTTGCGAACTCGCCAACTCGCCTTGTCTGTCTTGACGTTGACGGTCAATCAGGTCTACAACTCTCCCTGGCTCGGCCCGGATCCGTGGCGCCGGACGGGACGGCCCCCTCTGAAATCCAACCCCCCGCTTCGGAGAAGAGGCCCCCGCATGCGCACTCGCACCCTGCTCACCCTCATCTGCACCGCCGCCGCCTGCGCGCTTCCCCTCGCCGGCCCCGCCTCGGCCGCCGACACCCCGGTCCTCACCAAGGGCAGCGCCGGCGGTACACCCGTCGCCGTCGGGGACGTCCTGACCGCACCGCTGGCCAGTGGCACCACCGCCACCCTCTACTCCAGCGCGACCGGCACCAGCGGTGTCTCCTGCACGTCCTCGCAGTTCACCGCCACTGTCATGGACAACCCGGCCGCTCCCGGTACCGCGACCGAGTCGCTCGGCGCGCACACCTTCGACAGCGCGAGCTGCACCAGCAACGTCCTCGGAGTGCTCGGCGTCAGCAGCATCACCGTCGACAACCTGCCCTACGGCACCACCGTGACCTCCGACGGCACCGTCACGGTGACCCCGGCGGGCGGATCCACCGTCCGGACCACCGTCAAACTGCGCACGCTGCTGGGCGCCATCACCTGCGTCTACCAGGCGCCGAGCCTGACCGGCACGGCGAGCAACGACGACAACAGCATCAACTTCACGGCCCAGCAGTTCACGAAGACGTCCGGCTCCTCGCTCTGCTTCGCGAACGGCTACTTCACCGCCAAGTACGCCCCGGTGACCGACGGCGGCGAGCTCGTCTTCGTCAACTGACGGACGTAGCCGCGGAGTTCACCTCCGACGCAGGCGTACGGCCAGGGTGGCGCCCCCGGTGAGGAGAAGCACCGCGGCGGCGCCGCCCGCGAGCAGCGGGGCCGAGGGGCCGGAGTCCGGTGCGGACGTCGTGGCCGCGGTACGGCGTTGCGCGACCGGGGAACTGTCGGGGCTCCTGGCGACCTCGGGGCTCTCCGTGGTCGCCGCGGGCGCCGTGGTCTCCGGCTTCTTCGTGGTCTCCCCGGCCGACGGCTTCCTCGTGCTCTCCGGCTTTCGCGTCGGCGCCGTCTCCCGCTCCGGGAACACCACGTCCGAGCACGAGTAGTACGTGTCCGGAGTGCTGCTGTTCTGCCACACCGTGTACAGCACATGACGGCCCGTCCGGTCCTTCGGCAGGGTCGCGCGGATGCGGTAGGCGCCGTCCGTCAGCGCCGGGTCGCGGACCTCGGCGAAGGGCTGTTCCGGGAGGTCGGACCAGGAGAGCGGACCGGTGGGGTCGTAGCCCTGCTCGGTGAGGTAGAGCCGGAACGTGCCGGTGTGCGGGATCGTCGAGACGTACCGCATGGTCAGCGCGGCACCGGGGTTCAGGCGGGTCGACGGCCAGTCGGCGCGGGCCAGGTCCAGGCCCTTGTAGGCGGGCAGGCCGCCGCTGCACAGCTCTCCGTCGGGGACGATCTGCCGGTCCCGTCCGTTCACGTTCGCGATGCGCAGGTTGTCCCAGGCGGTGAAGGGCGTGCCGTTCGCGGCGACGGCCGCGCGGCAGGCCGCCGAGCGGGCGTCCGCGCCGCCCTCGGGGGAGCAGGCCATCACCCGGCTGACCGGATCCGTCGGCGCGCCGTGCGCGGCGGCCGGGGTCGCGCCCCACAGGGCGAGCAGCACAGGGGCCGCGACGGCGGTGGCGAGCCGGGCGCGGGTCCGGGTCATGTGGGGGTCTCCTCGGCCGGGCGGGTGTCCGCTGCTGTCCAGTGCGGGGTCTGCTTCTGTCCAGTACGGGCGAGCGGCCCGGCGCGTTCAGCGGGGCGCGAGCCCCTGCAAAAGCGGACACAAGCAGTCAACCGGCTGACCACGAGGGTTGGTTTCCGGCCGGATCGAGGGTTTCCCCTGTATCCCTATGACCTTCTGTTTGCCTATCGTTCCAGCACAGCCGACCCACAGGTAACCCCTGAAGGGCCGGTCCCCACCGCGCCTGGCCGGCCACAGCGCAACGCTTTTCGGTTCTCGGTTCGCCCCCCTCCGCTTCGACGACGAAGCGAATTGACCGCCGCTCCGCGCTGCCCGGAGTACGGCCACGAAAGGCAATCCCTTGCGTACCTCTCCCCCCGTGCGACGGAAGCTGATATCCGTCGCCGCGGTCTCCGCCGCGCTGTTCACGGCCGCTACCGCCACGGTGGCCGTCGCCCAGGACTCCGCCACCACCAAGGACGCCCCCACCGCCCGTACCGAGGCGGCCCCCGGCGCCCCGGCCGAGCGCCTCATCGTCGGCTACAAGTCCGGCGCCGCCGAGGCGAAGTCGAACAAGGCCGCCGACGCGGACGCCGCCGCCAAGGGCAAGGAGGCCGGCGAGTCGCTGGACTTCCAGCGCCGCCTCGGCACCGGCGCCGCCCTCGTCGACCTCGGCGAGGACCTCACCAAGGCCGATGTCGCCGACGTCGTCGCCGAGTACCAGGCCGACCCGCAGGTCGCCTACGTCGTACCGGACCGGCTGAACAAGCCGCTGGCCACGCCGAATGACACCGAGTACGGCAAGCAGTGGGACCTGTTCGAGACCACCGCGGGCATGAACGTGCCGGGTGCCTGGGACGTCGCCACCGGCACCGGAGTCACCGTCGCCGTCATCGACACCGGCTATGTCACCCACTCCGACCTCGCCGCGAACATCGTCGGCGGCTACGACTTCATCTCGGACACCACCGTCGCGGGCGACGGCAACGGCCGGGACAGCAACCCGGCCGACGTGGGCGACTGGACCGCCGCCAACCAGTGCGCCTCCGGTGACCCGGCCTACGACTCCTCCTGGCACGGCACGCACGTGGCCGGCACGATCGCCGGTGTCACCAACAACGGCAAGGGCGTCGCCGGTATCGCCTACGGCGCGAAGGTCTCCCCGCTGCGCGTGCTCGGCAAGTGCGGCGGCTACGACTCCGACATCATCGACGCCATCACCTGGGCATCCGGCGGCACCGTCTCCGGTGTTCCGGCCAACACCAACGTCGCCAAGGTCATCAACATGAGCCTCGGTGGCGGCGGCACCTGCTCCACCGCGACCCAGAACGCGATCAACGGCGCCGTGAACCGCGGCACCACCGTCGTCGTCGCGGCGGGCAACAGCAACGCCAACGCGGCCAACTACTCGCCGGCCAGCTGCGCCAACGTGATCAGCGTCGCGGCCGCCGACCGGCAGGGCAACCGCGCCTCCTACTCCAACTACGGCACCGTCGTCGACATCGCCGCCCCCGGCGGTGAGACCGCCACCACCGCCAACGGCATCCTGTCCACGCTGAACTCCGGCGCGCAGGGTCCGGGCGCGGAGAGCTACGAGTACTACCAGGGCACCAGCATGGCCGCCCCGCACATCGCGGGTCTCGCCGCGCTGATGAAGTCGGCGAACTCCGAGCTGACCCCGGCCCAGATCGAGTCCGCGATCAAGACCAACTCGCGGGCTCTGGCCGGTACTTGCTCCGGTGGCTGCGGCGCGGGCCTGGCGGACGCGACCAAGACGGTGCAGGCGGTGAGCGGCTCCGGCGGCGGCTCCACGGGGGGCACCACCTTCACCAGCACCTCGGCCGTCTCCATCCCGGACGCCGGCTCCGCGATCGAGTCCCCGATCACGGTCTCCGGCCGCACCGGCAACGCCCCCTCGGCGCTCCAGGTCGGCGTGGACATCACCCACACCTGGCGCGGTGACCTGGTCATCGACCTGGTGGCGCCGGACGGTTCGACGTACCGCCTGAAGTCCGCCAGCTCCTCGGACTCCGCGGACAACGTCATCGCCACCTACACGGTGAACGCCTCCAGCGAGGTCGCGAACGGCACCTGGAAGCTGCGGGTGCAGGACACGGCGGCGCAGGACACGGGTCGGATCAACAGCTGGAAGCTGACCTTCTGAGCTGAAGCTCCGACCGCTTGAGCGGACGGGCCGGCCGGTGCGGATGGGGCATCGGCCGGCCCGTCGTCATGTCCCGTCGCCGCGGAACGCGGCCAGATGACCGAGCGCCCACCGCCGGTAGTCCCCGGCGGGCCGCCCCAGCAGTTCTGCGACGGTGGGGTCCACCTCCGACTTCGCCCCGGCCCGGCCCCGGGACGCGCTCTCCGCGAGCGCCTCGGCGATCGGTGCCGGATAGCGTACGAGCAGCCGCCGCCGGGCTTCTTCCTCGCTCAACTCGTCGAACGCCAAGGGCCGTTCCAGCAGTTCGCCGAGGATCTTCGTCTGGTCCACGGGGCTGATCGCCTCCGGGCCGGTGAGCGGGTACGCCCGCCCGGCGTGCGCCTCGGGTGCCAGCAGCGTCAGCGCCGCCACGTCCGCGATGTCCTGGGGATCGACGGTGGCGTTGACCGCTGTACCGCACGCGGCCCGCACCACGCCCTCCGCGCGGATGGAGATGGCCCAGCCGAGCGTGTTGGACATGAACGCGCGCGGCCGCAGATGCGTCCACAACAGGCCGGAGTCAGTGACGAGTTGCTCGTTGTCGCGCTGCCAGGTCGTGATCAGGTCGGTGGCGTCGAGGTCGGTGACCGCGAGCGCCGACAGCTTCACCACATGCCGGAGCCCGCCGGCGCGCGCCGCCGCCAGGAAGTGCTCGTCATGGGCGTGCGTCAGCGGGTTCGCGGTGACCAGCAGTGCAGACGTCACACCCGTCAGCGCCCGCCGCAGACTCCCCGGATCGTCGAAGTCGCCGCCCACCACCTCGACTTGCGGCCCGGCGAGGTCCGCGGCCCGCTCCGGGCGGCGGGTCAGCAGCCGCAGGGGAACGGTGCCGCGCAGGCGGCGCGCGACCAGCCCGCCGACCGTGCCGGTCGCCCCGGTGAGCAGGATCATGGCTCGTCCCTCCGCACCAGCTCCCCGTCCTCGCCGAGCGCGGCGAGGATCCGCGCGCCCCGGTCCGGGGCGGTGTCGAGCCGGCCCAGCAGCCCCGGCACCGCGATGCTCGGCAGGACGTGCGCCCACAGCACCGAGATGCGGTGGCCGAGATCCTCCCGGCCGGTCAGCGCCCGGGACATCAGCTGAATGCCGGCGAAGGACCCGACCAGCAGCTCCACGGTGTCCCTGGCCACGACTGTGGGCAGCAACTCGCCCTGCTTGTCGGCCTCTTCCAGCAGGTCGATCACATGGTCGGCCCACTGCCGGAAGGGCCCGGAGTGGTCGACCCCGGGAGGCGTGGCCTGGTCCACGGTCAGTCGCACACTGCCCTGCAGCAGCGGGTTGCTCAGCAGGCGCCGGCCGTAGACGAAGCTCATGTCCACGATCTCCTGGAGCTTGCACGGCTGCGGCGGCACCGCGCCGAACGGCACCTGCTCGTCCAGCACCGCCTGGGCGAGGGACTCCTTGGAAGGGAAGTGGAAGTACAGGGCGCCCTTGGTGACCTCGGCCCGCTCCAGCACCATGGAGATCGTCGTGGAGGCGTAGCCGTGCTCGTCGAACACCGCACCCGCGGCTTCCAGGATCGCTCTGCGCGTCCTGATGGCGCGTTCCTGCTTCGCCATAAGGGCCCCTCCGATGCGCCGAGTTGACGGGATGGCCCACAGTGCGACGGCGCGGACGCGCACCGATCCTGGTCACCCTGGTCTCATTGAAAACAAACCGGTCGGCTCGTACTCTAGCGCTCACGGCACGGGCACCTCGCCGTCTGTCAACACTGTCGGGGGAGCCAGGGAGAGACATGCCTGAATTGCCGCAACTCGTCGATTTCCCTACGGCGTCCGACGCCCTCACCGCCGCCGTGCCCCGCCAGTTGGTGCATCGCGCGGCCTTCGCCGAGACCCTCCTCACCGGCTGGCGGCGGATCGGAACCGACCAGTTCAGGGTAGCCGCGCAATGGCCGCGAGCCCATCCGCTGCACGTTTCGAGCGACCGTACCGCATACGAGCCGCTGCTCGTCACCGAAACCGTCCGCCAGGGCGGCACGCTCCTCGCCCACACCGAGTACGACGTGCCGCTGGACCACCGGTTCGTGTTGCAGGAACTGCGTGTCAGTACCCGGCCCGAACACCTCGCCGTGGGTCCGGCACCCGCCGAACCGGTCGTCGACATCACGATCTTCGACGTCCGGCGCCGCGCCGGACGCGTGGTCGCCTTCCACCTCACCGCGACCGTGACCATCGAGAACACGCAGGTCGCGAGCGCGTTCTTCGCCGCCTCCTGGACCAGCGAACCGGTCTACCGCAGACTGCGCGGCGGCCGAACGGCCGCCAACGTCCAGGCACTTGACCCACCGCCCGGAGTGCCGCCCGCCCTGGTGGAGCGCACGGTCCCCGCCGATGTCGTCCTGGCCCGGCCGGACCGTCCGGGGCGCTGGCAGTTGCGCGTGGATACCGCGCATCCCGTTTTTTTCGACCACCCCCTGGATCATGTCCCCGGCATGCTGCTCCTGGAGGCGGCCGGTCAGGCGGCCCGGGTGACAGGAGGCGGGCGGCGCGCCCCCATATCCTTCCACGCGACCTTCGACCGGTATGCGGAGCTGGATCAGCCCACGTGGATCGAGGCGGAGCCCGGTCCGGACGATCAGCTCCAAGTCATCGGTGTGCAAGGGGATTCAGCAGTCTTCGCATGCCGGGTGGGCACGGTCGCGCAGTGAGCTATGGTGTATGCGGAGTAAAAAACAAACGGCATGACCCGTTCTTTTCCGTCCCAGGAGAGTTCAGCCGATGGCGAGGCAGTTACGCGCAGAGCAGACCCGCGCGACGATCATCACCGCTGCCGCTGACCTGTTCGATCGTCGTGGCTACGAATCGACCAGTCTGAGCGACATCGTCGAGCACGCCCAAGTCACCAAGGGCGCCCTGTACTTCCACTTCGCGGCGAAGGAAGACCTCGCGCACGCGATCATGGAGCTCCAGTCGCAGGCCTCCCGCCAGATCGCCGGAGAGATGGACGCCCGCGGCTACTCCTCCCTGGAAGCGCTGATGCGCACCACTTTCGGCATAACCCGGATGTCGGTCGAGGGACCGATCCCGCGGGCCGGGCTCCGGCTCGCCACCGGCCCGGTCGCCGTCAAGGCGCCGATGCAGCACCCGTTCTCGGAGTGGCTGGAGATCGCCTCCCGCAAACTCCTCGGCGCGGTCAAGGAGTCGGACGTCCATCCGGATGTCGACATCGACGCCGCGGCCCACTCCCTCGTCTGCTTCTTCGTCGGCACCCGCACGGTCGGCCGCTCCGTCGAACCGGTCGCCCGGCAGCCCCGCCGGGTCGCCGAGATGTGGGCCCTGCTCATCCGCGGCATGGTCCCGGTGCCCCGCCGTCCCCGCTACCTCACCCTCGCCACCCAGCTGGAGCGGGAGGCCAGAGGCGTCTGAGCCGGGGACGGGCCCGGTGCGCGCGATACCGTCGCCGCATGGACGACACCCCGCCCGTGATCCTCGGCGACGAACCCGGCAGCTTCCCCTACGCCGTCCTCACCGAGCGCCACCCCGCCATCATCGAGCAGGTCCGCACGGCGCTCCCGTACGGCCCCGACCGGCAGGCCGCGCTCGACGCGCTGCTGCACGACTGCACCAAGGGCGTGATCGAGCCGCTCCCCGCCGACGCCCACGACCGGGACCGCTGGCGGGAATGGGGCACCGACACCTACGCGGGCCGCCCCTGGGCCGACGTACCGTGGCTGTGGTCGGAGAACTACTTCTACCGCCGACTCCTCGGCGCCGTCGGCTACTTCACCCCCGGCACCTGGCAGGGCGTCGACCCCTTCCGCCCCGCCAAGCTGGCCGAGCTGGACTCCCCGGAGACGGACGAGGAACTGTCCGCGCTGGACGGTCTCGCCGCACTCTCCCCCGACGAGCGGGACCGGGCCCTGCTGCACGGCTCGCTGTGGGGCAACCGCGCCGACCTCGGCTTCCGGCTGTCCGCCGCCGACGGTACCGACCCTTCCGGCACCCCGCCCCTGGTCGCCGACGACAGCGCGGCCCTGAGGTCCCTGCTGCGGAGGGCTCCGCTTCTGTGCCTGATCGCCGACAACGCCGGCCGCGAACTCATCCCCGACCTCCTCCTGATCGCCCACCTGCTCGGCCAGGGGCGCCTGGAGCGGGCCGTCCTGCACGTCAAACCGCACCCGTACTTCGTCTCCGACGCCACCCCCGCCGACGTACTCGACGCCCTGCACAGGCTCAGGGCGGCACCGGGCGCGGCGCGGGCGTACGGCGACACCCTGTGGACGGCGCTGACCGACGGGCGGCTCACGGTCCGCGCCCACCCCTTCTCCTGCGCGCCCCTGCCGTACGAGCGGATGCCCGGCGACCTCCGCGAGGAGCTGGCGCGGGCCACGCTGACGATCCTCAAGGGCGATCTCAACTACCGCCGTCTGGTGGGGGACCGCAGATGGCCGCCGACCACCGCCTTCGCGGACGTCACCGCCTGGTTCCCCGGGCCCGTCGCCGCGCTGCGCACCCTGAAGTCCGAGGTGATCACCGGCCTCGACGCCGGGACGGAGGCCGCCCTGACCGCCGCCGAGGGACAGCGCTGGCGCACGAGTGGCGGCCACGGCCTGATCCAGGTTCGCCGCTGACGCTCAAGTCACCTCGACCGGCAGCGACTTGATTCCGTTGATGAAGTTCGACACCAGCCGGACGGGCGGGCCCGCGCCGCGCAGTACCGGCAGGGTCCGCAGCGCCTCCCGGTACAGCACCCGCAGTTGCAGCCGGGCGAAGTGCGCGCCCAGACAGACATGCGGGCCGTCACCGAAGGAGACATGCGGGTTCGGCGTACGGGTCAGGTCCAGCCGGTCCGGGGCAGCGAAGACCCGCTCGTCCCGGTTTGCTGAGGCATGGAAGACCACGACCTTGTCCCCGGCCCGGATCCGCCGCCCGGCCAGCTCGGTGTCGCAGTCGGCGGTACGGCGGAAGCTCAGCACCGGCGGATGCCAGCGCAGCAACTCGTCGACGGCCGGGCCGAGTTCGATGTCCCCCGCACGCAGCCGCTCGTACGACTGAGGGTGCTCGGCCAGCGCCAGCAGTCCGCCCGGGGCCGCGCCGCGCACGGTGTCGTTCCCGGCGACGGTGAGCAGGAAGAAGAACATCTCCAGCTCGGGGCCGGTGAGTTCGGCGTCGTGCGCGAGGATGGTCAGCACGTCGTCCGCCGGGTACCGGCGCTTGTACACGGCCAGTTCGCCGGCGTAGTCGAACATGTCCCGCAGCAGCGCCGGGGACCGCGGATTGACCGGTTTCCCTGCCCCGTCCAGCACCGGCGGTCCGGACTCGTCGGGGTCCTGGTACCCGATGACCCGCTGCGTCCAGTGCAGCAGCAGCCCGCGGTCCCGCTCGGGGACGCCCAGCAGATCGGCCAGATTGAGCAGGGCGTAGTCATCGGTCACGGCGGTGACGAGGTCGACGGTGCCGTCCTGCTCCCGGGCCGTCTCCAGGGCCCCCGCGAACAGGCTCTGGGCACGCTTCTCGGCGAGCGCGGTGAACCGGTCGACCCGGCCCGGGGTGAAGGCCCGGCTCACGAGGCGCCGCAACCTGCCGTGTCCCGGCGGATCCTGATTGAGCATCATCCGCCGGATGAACGGCAGGTCCGCCGGGTCGGGATCCCGGATCTGGGTGGCGCCGAGATGGGAGGAGTACGTCAGCGGGTCCTTCAGCACCCGGACCACGTCCGCGTGCCGGGTCACCGCCCAGAACCCCGGGCCGGCCGGCCAGCCCAGCACCTCGGGCTCGTCCTGCCAGGCCACCGGGTGGTGGTCGCGCAGGACGCGATAGGAGGCGTAGGGGACACCGGTGGCGTACTGCCGGGGATCGAAGACATCGGGGACGGGCGGGGAGGGCCGGACGGTCACGCCTCCTCGCCCTCGGGCTCGGCCTCTTCGTCGCCCTCGTCGTCCACGTCGTCCTCGTCGTCCGCGTCGAGGAACGCCTCCACCACCTGGATCAGCTCCAGCGGGGACTCGTCCATCGCGTAGTGCCCGGCCCCCGACAGCTCGCGCACCTCGCCGTAGGGGTACCAGCGCCGCCAGGTCTCCCGCAGCAGCGCGGCCGACAGCGCCGGGTC
Encoded proteins:
- a CDS encoding glycoside hydrolase family 43 protein, giving the protein MTALSRRTLLGLAATAPLAATGALTLGAGTAYAADSAYVMAYFTESNTMLEADYGLHLAVSTDGLRWTPLNQSAPVVTPTAGAGGLRDPFVLRKQDGTFVVLATDLSGTDWSRTSVYIHVWDSTDLRSFTDYRLLKLHDMTTTHSWAPEAYWDAGRGQYGILYSSVNSSGHNVIMVSYTTDFRTTTSPQVFFDPGYDVIDGNLTIGVNGVNYLYYKREGTLVGARSSSLGPGSFTPFSTAVAHGGTEAPTVVKSLTSNTWYLWGDTYTPNGVFYVWQSTNLASGTWAPLDQKLYTQPLNSKHCGIHPITSTEYANLLTRWGAPAWNRLKSYNFPDRYVRHSGFLGRIDAYPFDPFPDSQWKLVPGLADSSGVSFQSVNYPTRYLRHYNNALQLDANDGTSAFAGDATFYRTAGLADASWASFRSYNNPTRYLRHYGYALRIDPISTATERQDATYQVGY
- a CDS encoding DUF6114 domain-containing protein, with protein sequence MLSMSRTGFRRWRGERPFWGGLLLALGGAEILFTEKASMKVVLHLGMQGLAGYLLPTLMLLLGLLILFNPTQRLFYSITGLLLSLGTWLTSNLGGFFLGLLLGATGSCLAFGWLPDQEPRRGRRQRRRAAQREAGEPA
- a CDS encoding DUF6230 family protein; this encodes MESGTSSRPGRVRARRAAVLAVPATLTLAGLAVLTAQGALGVQFAISGMPFTVTATELNGTGFEQFGGLDNMAPGSPNEGDTGGQVLVVTSVIKDATLTRLCQSVDLGGVNLLITAGSGAEKVTASDLTTDSTELSGDAAFSNIEIGNDASTLTKGGVQGPKGVFSQQADTVRIADLRQTNYATTAGVFKLPGLKLRFSESGC
- a CDS encoding Tat pathway signal sequence domain protein — translated: MRTRTLLTLICTAAACALPLAGPASAADTPVLTKGSAGGTPVAVGDVLTAPLASGTTATLYSSATGTSGVSCTSSQFTATVMDNPAAPGTATESLGAHTFDSASCTSNVLGVLGVSSITVDNLPYGTTVTSDGTVTVTPAGGSTVRTTVKLRTLLGAITCVYQAPSLTGTASNDDNSINFTAQQFTKTSGSSLCFANGYFTAKYAPVTDGGELVFVN
- a CDS encoding lytic polysaccharide monooxygenase auxiliary activity family 9 protein, whose translation is MTRTRARLATAVAAPVLLALWGATPAAAHGAPTDPVSRVMACSPEGGADARSAACRAAVAANGTPFTAWDNLRIANVNGRDRQIVPDGELCSGGLPAYKGLDLARADWPSTRLNPGAALTMRYVSTIPHTGTFRLYLTEQGYDPTGPLSWSDLPEQPFAEVRDPALTDGAYRIRATLPKDRTGRHVLYTVWQNSSTPDTYYSCSDVVFPERETAPTRKPESTRKPSAGETTKKPETTAPAATTESPEVARSPDSSPVAQRRTAATTSAPDSGPSAPLLAGGAAAVLLLTGGATLAVRLRRR
- a CDS encoding S8 family peptidase encodes the protein MRTSPPVRRKLISVAAVSAALFTAATATVAVAQDSATTKDAPTARTEAAPGAPAERLIVGYKSGAAEAKSNKAADADAAAKGKEAGESLDFQRRLGTGAALVDLGEDLTKADVADVVAEYQADPQVAYVVPDRLNKPLATPNDTEYGKQWDLFETTAGMNVPGAWDVATGTGVTVAVIDTGYVTHSDLAANIVGGYDFISDTTVAGDGNGRDSNPADVGDWTAANQCASGDPAYDSSWHGTHVAGTIAGVTNNGKGVAGIAYGAKVSPLRVLGKCGGYDSDIIDAITWASGGTVSGVPANTNVAKVINMSLGGGGTCSTATQNAINGAVNRGTTVVVAAGNSNANAANYSPASCANVISVAAADRQGNRASYSNYGTVVDIAAPGGETATTANGILSTLNSGAQGPGAESYEYYQGTSMAAPHIAGLAALMKSANSELTPAQIESAIKTNSRALAGTCSGGCGAGLADATKTVQAVSGSGGGSTGGTTFTSTSAVSIPDAGSAIESPITVSGRTGNAPSALQVGVDITHTWRGDLVIDLVAPDGSTYRLKSASSSDSADNVIATYTVNASSEVANGTWKLRVQDTAAQDTGRINSWKLTF
- a CDS encoding NAD(P)H-binding protein, with amino-acid sequence MILLTGATGTVGGLVARRLRGTVPLRLLTRRPERAADLAGPQVEVVGGDFDDPGSLRRALTGVTSALLVTANPLTHAHDEHFLAAARAGGLRHVVKLSALAVTDLDATDLITTWQRDNEQLVTDSGLLWTHLRPRAFMSNTLGWAISIRAEGVVRAACGTAVNATVDPQDIADVAALTLLAPEAHAGRAYPLTGPEAISPVDQTKILGELLERPLAFDELSEEEARRRLLVRYPAPIAEALAESASRGRAGAKSEVDPTVAELLGRPAGDYRRWALGHLAAFRGDGT
- a CDS encoding ScbR family autoregulator-binding transcription factor, whose amino-acid sequence is MAKQERAIRTRRAILEAAGAVFDEHGYASTTISMVLERAEVTKGALYFHFPSKESLAQAVLDEQVPFGAVPPQPCKLQEIVDMSFVYGRRLLSNPLLQGSVRLTVDQATPPGVDHSGPFRQWADHVIDLLEEADKQGELLPTVVARDTVELLVGSFAGIQLMSRALTGREDLGHRISVLWAHVLPSIAVPGLLGRLDTAPDRGARILAALGEDGELVRRDEP
- a CDS encoding ScbA/BarX family gamma-butyrolactone biosynthesis protein, encoding MPELPQLVDFPTASDALTAAVPRQLVHRAAFAETLLTGWRRIGTDQFRVAAQWPRAHPLHVSSDRTAYEPLLVTETVRQGGTLLAHTEYDVPLDHRFVLQELRVSTRPEHLAVGPAPAEPVVDITIFDVRRRAGRVVAFHLTATVTIENTQVASAFFAASWTSEPVYRRLRGGRTAANVQALDPPPGVPPALVERTVPADVVLARPDRPGRWQLRVDTAHPVFFDHPLDHVPGMLLLEAAGQAARVTGGGRRAPISFHATFDRYAELDQPTWIEAEPGPDDQLQVIGVQGDSAVFACRVGTVAQ